The sequence GGAAGACAAGATGGTATGAGCTTCGACGTATTCTATCTGAACTCCTTCCCCAACCCCCCTTGATAAATGATATTGTAAGGGCTGTGAATAGACTTACAAACTCCATAACTGAAGCTACTGCGCACACTTGTGCTTCCTCTGTAAGAAGAGGCAATGGGCGACCTCCATGGTGATCAACAGGGTATCTGGTAAATGAGATGTCAGTTGTACTCGCTTGGGTACGTGGACACAGGGATAAAGAaggcaatttttaatattttttttgtaattctgttacctaaaaatattgttacgtttaaCCGTTtcaaaacgtaacaatatttgctttaaataaaccggatacttttgattgcaaataaaatccgtttagtagtttaaaaattgtaacaactctttatttatttaaaatgtacaacaacagaattaaatagtcactcaatgttttttatacacgtttataaattctcagaaatacactttataatgtacacgaattcacttgaaaaatacagcacactttaaggcactcaattgatgtttattcgaatagcgtctcttataaactcactaactactgcaacctctgccactatttataacactgccatctgcactctatatTTCtgtttaactgtctagaggtttctaatacatacgccatctgtggtgtactttctacaatgttctttaactgaatattcgaattcgaatatacggtcgcagcaaacagcgttgccaacttacgatcaatggtcaactgaaagcttttatttcaatgttaataatgcccacagatatgttacagtttggtattacagcactgttctttgaaagcattaggctacttttaaatcagccgttaaaatcgttatattttaattcaagtacaattctgtaacaatattaaacatttttatttgaaattataatttggtaaaggatatataagattcggcacagataAATATATAtaggtctcttacttgtttattttagattataaaaaaattattaaaaattgccttCTTTATCCCTGTGTCCACGTACCCAAGTGAGTACAACTGACATCTCATTTAAGGATGTCCGGCATTCCTGGCCTATAGGATATTTAGGACCTTATTAGTGCCGAAGTTAATTTGTCTATTATAAATCATCATAAAGGATAAACTTTAGTTTGTCGGCGCCACTCCagatgaaaaacaaatttgtttatgccGAAACCATcggtataatttttatttagctaTAGGGCTTATTTCCCAAGTTAAAGGCCTGCACATTTCTAATCGATGCCGACTTTGGTCCGAAATTTTGCAGGCATAGGACTCTAAATAACGCCAGTACAGAATTATCGAGCCGATTTGCGATGTAATCCACCAGTGTGTTTGCGAGGCTTTTGTCATTGGTTTGAGAAGGACCAGGTGGTTACTacctaattcgattcgaaaggaaatcTTTTGGAATCAGCAcacattttcgaaaatttcagtTTTCGGATTGAGTTACGCAGTAACCGCCCAGGCCGGTCTCAATGCATTACTCAATTTGCAGTTCTTCAAGTGATCTAACGATTATTTTATCTATTTAATTTCTCCTAACAgattacaaatattttcttaatatgtATTTCCCAATATTAAATACTCGTATTACGCAAAggtagttttattaattttatatttatttattaattagttattagtaaagAGAAAGATACtatcttaaatttatttcttatgaCCATCTAGTCTCTTCAGTTGCTTACGGGCTGGCTTAAAAATCTGACAATATTTCTCAAACGTAGCTGGATTCActtgtaataaattttgttcaacgATTTTACGAAAATTGCGTAAACTCTGATGTTCCATGCGTAATTTCTCATGTTCAGAATCAATGTAATTTTGTATAATGCTTTGAGCATTCTGATTGTCTAGAACGACTGGTTTGTTGTGCAAGACCTGTTGCCGTATTTTATTATATTCGGTGTCCATTAATTTCGTTAAATTTTCTGGTAAATTGGCGTTAACCTCTTCAAATATTTCCTTGTTACTTTGATTTGGCTTGCGATTTCTATCGCCTTCCGTATTAACACCCAGTATTTGGGCCAAATTTCTTGCATTATAAGCTTCGGTAGATCTATCGGTGTGGATAGGcttttggaaattatttatttcatctAGCGTTCCATATATGTCGTAAAACTTATAGCCTAACATTTCCAAGGCAATTTCAGTGAGTAAGTAAGAcattatatcaatattttttcagtcgttttaggtataaaatatttttatatacgaATTGTTTGGAATTTGAGCACACActggtaaataaaaataaacaacggGTACGTTCAGTCAGATATTTTAACGAAATATATCAATAAGTGTTGCTAACTAATCAAAATCAGCTTTTATTGCTAAAATGTTGAAGGCAGAAATACTTTTACAGTGTCTCTTAAAATTCACCAGACAAACATTGTTTCCATACTAtttctacatatttttatttaaataaagacatttttaaataattatttggttgcatgatacaataattttagaaggtagaatcattaAGGAGAGTTGTCAATTTTATGCCTTGTAAAGTCAAACAactgaaatatgaaaaacaaaattgaaaaaaatagaatagaaactacgaaaaaacacattaaaagtTTGAATCACTTTTTCTTCTTTGGTGGATATTCCATCACCATAAGCAGTAATTTCTTTATTTGGTTCAAGAGTAGGCACTGCATTTGGCATCAGACGTGCATGTTTTGATTCTTGATGTAGTTCAATGTAGTCCGAATTCTTAAAATGATACATATAAATCCTTGAATGTTTCTTTAGTTGAATTCCACAAGCAGAACTCCattctattattttattttctggaCACTTTATGAACTGCACGTTCTTTTGTTCGAATGAACATTTACACACACAACACATAACACGcatattggaaaattttatttaaatttgtttacaaaaaatattttatattttatttattttttgatgttttacttcgatattacttttttatatgtGGCTGACATTTAAGGGAATGTATAAATGAGAACGTAGTTACTGGCGATACTACCTTATATCATTGTATCATGTTTGGTTGGTTGTTggtttaataaaaagtttattaaaatattaaaaagaaaatatatgacaAGGTAAACTTCGAATAGTTAacaaggaaatgaaaaaatattttttatattttaaaacatggTTCTATTGCAAGGTATACATTAGGgaaataactaattttggcgaaaattttggcataccaccaacCACGTGATGGTCCATATtatataagtaatgaaaatcattttttaggtcatttggaatcaaaaacttcaccaacacaaaaaaaaattttctctgaaaaattatataaataatttcatatttttttgcaagtgtgagggatacttcccttatttaaaaattatcttttgaagtatgtccgcagttattattaaaattaaatatattgtatttcaaaataattgaaaatatttaatgaaaatctttattgcgtttggtgcgtgaacttttttaacaaccgcgaaaaaataatacagtagtttttcttattttttaatgctctattcgactatgctatgccaatttgcaaacaatttgaatagttatatccctagtATACACGTTACGATAAATCGTACAAGTATGAAGTTAGTAACGTGTATCATGTTgtactatttatttaatttagtctATGGATATTATCCTTACAGACTGAGTGTTAAATTAAACGAAGTATGTCcacttttacaatgcagaaattgaaagacagacatttttctcattctcttttgaactaatctaaacctgtgtaatacacactCTGCCTCTTCAACCCCTCGCCCACAAACTTCGCCTTTCAATTTCTGATTTGTAAAAGGGAACTATgaacttttgaaattttgaggGCGGAACTACGATAAGTACGATAATTAGTATCGTGTCTCATGCTGTCGTACTACGAAATTTAATTCTTCAacagtttatttatatatgtcagtaattttgtgatttttttatttttttttcaaatgaaatagtACGATTTCTAGTAACGTCTatcacatttatttatttatttatttcaattcaaaataaaaatccataactGGCCAATATAATATTATTACAGAGATAACATAAGAATATACAAAATTTGCAATTCTattacaaagaaaatatttgaagtaataaagaCTGATGAAGTTCGCCAACCTGTCAATAAAAGACCAAATCCCAAAagtgtatacaaatatattgtaGGTGCTACCCCATGCCCATGACATCCAAATTGGTTAAGGAGTTTTTAGAACTTTTTAGGACCGCACAGTCGTTCGATCTTAaccctttataaaatttatgggaaatagtaaaaagaaattaaatcgGGAATTGGTACATCGATATCCAAACAAATTATATCAAGCTACAAATGTGTCATGGTCATCTATTCCAATGACAACAACAGAGAATCTTATAAGTTCTATCTTAATAAATGTGCGGCAGTTTTGAAGAATTGCAGTTATGTAACAAAACAGTTTGTGTTATATAATACAATAGTTTTGTCGTTTGTTTTTTAAGcctttttactttttgttaaatctgtaaATATCATAAGAAATACTGAAATCAAATTCATTTTCTAATAATACTGTTGATTTTtgattttggtgaaaatattttttttgggcaaGAAAACGTGCTGAAACATCTTTCATTTGAGATATATATTGTTTATGTAAAGAACTTAGTATTCGAGATATGTCCAAAATTCGAGATAGTCCTGTATTTTTCTGATATCTCAACCATTTCTCGCCTTATTTGCTGATACCAAAACATTTGGGGCCTGCGGAAATATGGTTTATTAGATAtgaatactttatagggtcacaGCTGCTATTTTTGCGATCATATACATAAACATGCAAGATTGtttacatttatattatttttaacttaataaacttattaatattaatagcaAACAAACAATAGTAAATAAGcaacattaaaatataatttttataattttaaaaagatttttcacGTTGCCTTCGTATATAATTACCATACACTCatcaatatattaaatttagtaGCGTTACATACTGAACATACCCCCTGACAGCtgttgcaacaacaacaaattcatTACAAACTTCTTTTACCTGTTTATTTAACTAGAAATTCTATGTGATTTCAttgcattttattattattattgttgttgttttatggGTATTTTTGTTTACCTGTATATTTGTTGTACTTTACGAAGAAAAATAATGTTACAAAATTGATCCTTTGAGCTACATATGTAAAGTGTCTGAAAAAACTATTTGACTACAAGGAGTTAAAAATCATTGTGACATAGTCATTTTGCAGTGAAACGTAGAAGCATGAAAATCAAcgaaaaaaatttgtgtgttttcgCAACTAGTCCACCATACGATAAGGAGGGGTTTCTTTTGAAGAAGGGTGAGGTCAACAAGGCCTTCCAGAGAAGATACTTTGTGCTAAAGGGAAATTTACTGTTTTACTTCGAGAAGAAAGGCGAAAAGGAACCACTGGGTTTGATCATAGTTGAAGGGTGTACAATTGGTAAGTGATTCAGAGAAAGGTAAACATAGAAAAATGTTAAGTAAAGCTAATTATAATTGCAGAACTTTCGGAGGAAAGTGATCAATATTGTTTTGAAATAGCTTTTAATGGCAATCGTACGTACATTTTATCGGCCGAATCGCAAGAAAGTATGGAATCCTGGATGAAAGCTTTAACCTGTGCTGGCtatgaatataaaaaactaatggtGGCTGAATTACAAAGACAACTGGAAGAGATAGATAGTTCTCGCAacagtaagtttttttttactaagtgATAAGGTAAAcagtttatataataatatataaatgaatTTCAGAAATAACCACTGATTCGATGCCCTCATCAACTAATGTGTTAACACCCAAACCACCACCACGTCGCACCAATCCCTTTAATCGTCCTGCTCCACCTTTACCTGGCTGTGGAAATGGCAACAATGGCTTGCCGGTTTCACCCCAAGCAATGCCATTTATTAATGGCCAATTTGGTTCGTCTTCCCAACGCAATATTACGGCCACTAACACTGCCAACAATATTCAAACAGGTATGTAAGTATGGCAAAAAGTCTTATCTAATTatgcatacatttatttttgttgatgattttttattagaaGCTTTAAAGgtattaaaaaatagaaatatgtatatttgttgtaTGTAAAAAACAACAATGGTGAATCATGTTAgtctttaaatagaaaattaaatagttttaaa comes from Calliphora vicina chromosome 2, idCalVici1.1, whole genome shotgun sequence and encodes:
- the LOC135951075 gene encoding uncharacterized protein LOC135951075, whose translation is MSYLLTEIALEMLGYKFYDIYGTLDEINNFQKPIHTDRSTEAYNARNLAQILGVNTEGDRNRKPNQSNKEIFEEVNANLPENLTKLMDTEYNKIRQQVLHNKPVVLDNQNAQSIIQNYIDSEHEKLRMEHQSLRNFRKIVEQNLLQVNPATFEKYCQIFKPARKQLKRLDGHKK
- the IPIP gene encoding sesquipedalian-1, coding for MKINEKNLCVFATSPPYDKEGFLLKKGEVNKAFQRRYFVLKGNLLFYFEKKGEKEPLGLIIVEGCTIELSEESDQYCFEIAFNGNRTYILSAESQESMESWMKALTCAGYEYKKLMVAELQRQLEEIDSSRNKITTDSMPSSTNVLTPKPPPRRTNPFNRPAPPLPGCGNGNNGLPVSPQAMPFINGQFGSSSQRNITATNTANNIQTGRDTSPLPPPRGINSAHGSTSSLSSNSNTTTAIARSEFFIPTQAITQQLQSQQQQQQKHKQKHHNHNHHHQHHNNLHSANKLPSNAVFYNNTLNDFQNHNSSVNFNEIHEQFRQLVMKDILEYQAQREIKAQPLIQL